DNA sequence from the Lathamus discolor isolate bLatDis1 chromosome W unlocalized genomic scaffold, bLatDis1.hap1 SUPER_W_unloc_1, whole genome shotgun sequence genome:
tgactgacaggatttttcaaatatgatggacagtagCTTAGCAACCTCATTTGTCATTTCTTTTGGGACCctcagatggatttcatcaggtcccatgggcttTTACACATTAATGTTTTTAAGATctcgaacctgatcctctcctatggtgggcctaaggtcttcattctcacagttcctgcatctgcctttcAGGACTTGGGtagtgtggtcagagcatttgccagtgaagcctgaggcaaagaagtcattgagaacctcagccttctccaaatctagggtagccagttctcctgatagcttccggagagggcccacattgtccctagtctgtcttttgttcgCTTcatacctatagaagcccttcctgttatctctCACATCTCttgccagatttaattctaactaGTCCTTACCTTTtctgacctggtccctagcttcctggacaataTCACTGTATTCTTCCCTGGCTGCCTGTCCTCGCTTCCACCatttataagcttcttttttctcctctaagtttcttcagcagcaacttatccatccatggaggtctcctggccctcctggcgcatttccttctagtcaggatgcaacactcctgagcttgtagcaggtgatccttgaatatcagccagcagtcttgggcccccGTGCCCTCTATGGCTTTATCCtgtggaaccttactaagcaagttcctgaagaggccaaagtctgctctcttgaagtccaggccGGTGAGCTTCCTGCATGCCCTTCTCACTaccctgaggatctcaaactcaaccatctcatgatagctacagccacggctgccctggagtgtcacatctCCAACCAGCTCCTCcgtgttggtgagcacgaggtcaagcatggcacctctccttgttggctcctctattacttgcaagaggaagttgtcttccacacaatcaaggagcCTCCTGAATTACTTGTACCAGGTCATACCTTCCCTCCATCAGCTATCAGGATGGTTGAAGTCTCCCAAAAGGACAAgtgcctgtgagcgtgaggctcttcctatctgtctatagagcgcTTCATCCAGAGTCTTcctgatcaggcagtctgtaacagatccccagaGTAATGTCCCCGTTGCTGTTCTCCCCTTGACACTGACCCGCAAGTTGCCTAATTGCCTGTCCCCAGAGAGTTCCATACTTTGCAGCCTTTCACTGACAAAAATAGCTACTCTCCCTCACTgtctgccgggcctgtcttttatAAAGGGCCTATAACCTTCccttccaacactccagtcataggagccatcccaccatgtttctgtgttgCCAATAATATCATATCCctgtacacatctctaattcctcttgtttatttcCCATGCTATGGGAGTTTGTATAAAGACATCTGAGCTGAGTTCCAAATAAAGCtgactcattggctggagtAGCTGAAATATCTCTGCATGGCTGcaagcatttattacaggtgctggcagctgactgggagtgttgggatggatgGATACCCCCCTCTCCACCAACACAtgtagtttaaagctttcttgaccagcctggcaagtctCCTGCCAAAACAGCTCTTTCCCTTTGTCAGACCAgttccaccagcctccagtagacgTGGCCTCccaaattgagtcccatgttctaaataaccaaacccctgactatggcaccaccatTCTAACCATTTCTTAACCTGCCAAATTTGCCTGGCCTTTTCGAAGTCCTCACCTTTAACCTGGAGGATTGATGAAGAAACTGTCTTAGTCCCAGAGCCCCTGATCacttctcccagggctctgtaggccttcttaatgttctccaggctactgctatctatattgCTAGCACCCACATAGACCAGTAGAAGTGGGAAACAGTAGGACTTACAAGatcaggcagcctctctgcaacatccctgatccaagcccctggtaggcaatacacctcccttgagactgggtcaggctgacagatgtgTGCCTCTATGCCTTTCAAAATAGAATCACCTACTGCTCTGACCTGCCACTTTTTCCTGGAGGCACTAGTAGTTATCCTTTCTATTGGTGCATCAGGTGGTTGCTCATTTGGTAAGGTGTGAGTTTCCTCATTAGCAAAGCTGTTCTGGGTGGGGATGTCAGATTTtagaggaagccccttgcttttaattgtcctcttcctcctttttttttgtgttttttgttacTAGCTTCCAACTTCCTGGATTAATGCCCTCCTTTCCTGTATGTGGTATGATGGACACTTgtggcccctgcacagtttgggcctggggCAAGCAGTCCAGCTCCCTGTCAGTTTCCCTGACATTAGCTTACTGATAGTCTCCTGCGGTTCAGCTACCTGCTGCAGGAGTACCTCCACCAGGGCGCATTGAGTGTAGCCCTGCCTATTATGCACCCTTGCCTCAAGAGATCAATTCAGAacatatacatttttattcatttaatatagtgatttaatgtaattttaacaGTCAGTGCTAACTGGGGGGACTggtgttgttggttttgggtttttttttgtgtgtatgtgtgtgtgtcttagTCTCCAATTAAAGGACGGGCCCAGCCTTATGATCCCAATTTCTATGATGAAACATATGACTATGGTGGCTTCACAATGATGTTTGATGATAGAAGGGGACGTCCAGTAGGCTTTCCAATGCGTGGAAGAGGAGGTTTTGATCGAATGCCTCCTGGTCGTGGTGGACGACCCATGCCTCCATCAAGACGAGATTATGATGATATGAGCCCTCGCAGAGGAcctccaccacctccaccaGGTCATGGTGGCAGAGGTGGCAGCAGAGCTCGtaatcttcctcttcctcctccaccacctccTCGTGGCGGGTAAGTTGCATAAATGCATTGTACAAAACTTAAGTTGCCTAAAATTTGCTGAATTGTGCTTATGTTGCCAGGACTTGTTTCACATTCCATGTTGGTAGTGATTATGCAGGATTAAGTGTATATTGCACCAGAGAATTTCAAAGAGTATTTGAATTCAGTTATTTCTGCAGTGTAACAGTCCATCAGGACTTCAGTCAGTAGGTATTTTATGTCATTCAGAACTTGGCTAAAGCGTTCAGAAATTTATAGTTGTGTGCAAATAATGAAAACTTGAATTAGATTATATAAACTAGTTTATAACTTGAgtcatgtgctgctgctttttctcattttagaGATCTTATATCTTATGACCGAAGGGGTAGAGCTGGAGACCGTTATGATGGAATGGTAGGAGTTAAAATTCatattgttttgtttagttAGCACTTCAAATAGCTGAGGAAACTGTTCTTGAATACATACATTTAAGTGTGGGGCATGTGTGCTTCTGATAAACTTTGATACCGCCAAAATGTTTTGGCCATACAAATGGTTCTTCCAAGATGATGACTGTTTGGGGTGTAAAGGGTATTTGGGATGTGATCTGCTGTGTAGGTTTGGTTTGTGGGGCTTGGTTATTTGtgttttggttgtgggttttttcttggtTGGTTCTCCCTAACTGCTATCAACAATGGAATAAAAGTTGGTGGAGCACAGTCCCTGCAGGTTTTATTGCATGGACcttcttttaaactttttaattGGGATGACAGAAATAGGAGTTGGGAGGCTTTTCCGATCAAGAAAGCATGtcaaaacagtgttttccaACAGATCTTAGCAGGATTGAGAGAACATGAATAATGTTTATAAAGAGCTCTAGCTAGTCTGGCAGATGGTTACTTTTTCAAATCAGTTCTTGTCTTTATGCCAATTTCtgtgtctgaaaaaaaatatctactgtaattcaaaatgttttggagccagggccACTGATAAGttgaattttaaatgaaattaggTACATTCAACCACATTGTGGGGCTGGGAGaataaaaaaaggcttaaagctATTCCATGTTATACTCTGAAATGTGACTTTCTGGTAGTCATGGACTGTTGTACCCACTTTCCTGGGAAGAGAAATCATAGGCATCTTGGAGATAAATCTTTGATTAatcatctttatttcttctctggTTCTGTTTGGTACATTCCTTAAGATGACAGGTTAGgtgggtttggggatttttggttttgtttggttttgtttggcagtgggttttttggtcgtttattgtttggttttgtttgtttgtttttcatttgtttaaatgaaTGGAATAGGAAGAAGTTGAGGAGCTATGGAATGGGCTATCTAAATGAGGTTAACACACTGCCTCCTtctgggaggaagaggcagtTGCTTCCAGTAATACACACTGGAAGTACATGTTACAAGAATGTCAAAATATATCGAAAGGAAAGACGcttaaaattgctaaaaatgaacaaaaaagccctatctccccctcctccccaagAAAACctcacaaaccacaaaacaacacCGACaccaaaacaccaccaaaacgATTAAGTTGCCTATGCTACTCTGGATCTTGAGAAACTAGAAGATTTATGTACTATACCTCTAAGATCCTTTATTTGTATTATGTTTTCAGAGCTCAGtttttgtattttcacattTGCAGCTGGTAAAACCAGCTGAGAGACACCTCTCTCAGCTGAGGGACACttctcattactggtctccagctggacattgagccattgaccacaactctttgtgtgtggccatccagccagttctttatccaccgagtggtccacctatcaaattgatttCTCTCTGTAAAGAATACGAGAATGATTCGTGTTAGGAATTTGGGAATCATTGTTACCAATGCACCTGTGACCAGTGCACCATGTATGGGATGTATAAAAACgactttgattataataaatgttgctgtcagtataatgaagggagagaagaagaaacaaaggaatggaatagtctttaatcatttttgactggtaaaataatgttttgtttttctgcttgagtgctttaaggaaggggtttgtgaaacctatgctttgactaaataaccatataaggatagaactagggcagtgattaagcttgtgataaatgattctttattaataaattaccaaggggttcagtacctcttccaagaagtttcttcaccaaaaagcaGACCttggcaacaagaaaagaacaatgaaaaggggcTGCGTCAGCATCTGGGTACAGAGgaagaagggactggctgagacccaagaccaataagtataagagactggaccccaaagaccctggcgtgcgtcttggtggagcagagactcccctacgcacccagccctgcttgcttattgcctctctatattaatcaattgtaataaaataattaaatcagaccatggccaagacagaatttttataacatctccaacttagagacaaggatgtcatgtgggacagtgtcgaacactttgcacaagtccaggtagatgatgtcaactgctctgcccctgcccatcagttctgcagccccatcatagaaggccaccacatcggtcaggcaggatttcccc
Encoded proteins:
- the LOC136006181 gene encoding heterogeneous nuclear ribonucleoprotein K-like produces the protein MASNSILSISADTETIGEILKKIIPTLEEYQHYKGSDFDCELRLLIHQSLAGGIIGVKGAKIKELSENTQTTIKLFQECCPHSTDRVVLIGGKPDRVVECIKIILDLISESPIKGRAQPYDPNFYDETYDYGGFTMMFDDRRGRPVGFPMRGRGGFDRMPPGRGGRPMPPSRRDYDDMSPRRGPPPPPPGHGGRGGSRARNLPLPPPPPPRGGDLISYDRRGRAGDRYDGMVGVKIHIVLFS